The following proteins are co-located in the Plasmodium brasilianum strain Bolivian I chromosome 11, whole genome shotgun sequence genome:
- a CDS encoding PIR protein, translated as MEKLTEELLNKILEGSRSSIIYNILNQSVTGNQYDTICKELNENESDSDNPTGSYNLCKQIARNAQYLSYKISESGYKNYCLHYTYWVYYKIKKILESSSESNKSELLTKFLEVNNTFYKHYNLYNCLYAIKGNSIEGLNDKVDEKHLFDYFKNYDYIKKYDTCNKVNFSDYKNYLNHTNELYKKHKTEKKCCEDPFWPDCPDYFYCQNEFDPNTLLQALNSNESDKCKNLKKLEKNTQSGYPMDSEDSETDIISSFYFTSCTDIKGDSPNNQTRTGGIQKCNVFAASPKSLNSPSPFTQPPPDHVTFTFVQQTIASAPSELQEEKTKSSEISEQVLSYHLEPTIKKQVKINKKKEVCKKPGLVNDASGSCREPSVRETGTIGLKLDSYHPDKKRAIISFINNPINIFNNNVFRGGIAFTLIVGIISTIYIYYKFTPFGRRFHKKEPRKKRIDNYYDDPYMRQFIIRAPKPLKRKVGTARLHFSYYST; from the exons atggaaaaattaacTGAAGAATTGttg aataaaattttagaagGATCACGAtcaagtattatatataatatattaaatcaaAGTGTCACTGGTAATCAATACGATACAATATGTaaagaattaaatgaaaatgaaagtGACAGTGATAATCCAACAGGAAGTTATAATCTCTGCAAACAAATTGCAAGGAACGCTCAGTATTTATCATATAAGATAAGTGAATCGGGATATAAGAATTATTGTTTACATTATACATATTgggtatattataaaataaaaaaaattttagagAGCAGCTCGGAAAGTAATAAATCAGAACTTCTTACTAAATTTTTGGAAGTAAacaatactttttataagcattataatttatataactgCCTTTACGCAATTAAAGGAAACTCTATAGAAGGATTAAACGATAAGGTAGATGAAAAACATTTGTTCGATTATTTCAAAAACTAcgattatataaaaaaatatgatactTGTAATAAAGTTAATTTCAGTGATTATAAAAACTATCTAAATCATACAAATGAACTATACAAAAAGCATAAAACTGAAAAGAAATGCTGTGAAGATCCATTCTGGCCCGATTGTCcagattatttttattgtcaAAATGAGTTCGATCCTAATACGCTCTTACAAGCATTAAACTCTAACGAAAGtgataaatgtaaaaacttaaaaaaattagaaaaaaatacacaatCCGGTTATCCAATGGATTCTGAGGATTCCGAAACAGATATAATaagttcattttattttactagcTGTACAGATATTAAAGGTGACAGCCCTAATAATCAAACACGTACAGGTGgaatacaaaaatgtaatGTGTTTGCGGCATCCCCTAAATCACTTAATAGTCCTTCACCGTTTACTCAACCTCCGCCTGATCATGTTACTTTTACCTTCGTCCAACAAACAATAGCTTCTGCACCTTCTGAATTACAAGAAGAGAAAACAAAATCAAGCGAAATCTCAGAACAAGTTCTATCATATCATTTAGAGCcaacaattaaaaaacaggtcaaaattaataaaaaaaaagaagtttgTAAAAAACCTGGATTAGTAAATGATGCATCTGGTAGCTGCAGGGAACCAAGTGTACGAGAAACAGGAACTATTGGATTAAAATTGGATTCATATCACCCCGACAAAAAAAGAGCTATTATATCATTCATTAATAATcctattaatatattcaataacAATGTATTTCGTGGTGGTATTGCTTTTACTTTGATAGTGGGAATAATTTCAactatttacatttattataaa TTTACTCCCTTCGGAAGACGTTTTCATAAAAAGGAaccaaggaaaaaaagaattgacAATTATTATGATGATCCATATATGCGTCAATTTATAATTCGCGCCCCAAAACCTCTTAAAAGGAAAGTTGGAACAGCAAGattacatttttcttattattctaCATGA
- a CDS encoding hypothetical protein (Plasmodium exported protein), giving the protein MITNTNKIFFFIKIFSFSLLIWVFQDIYEINISRKSWNKKIYINNTLDIGVNRLLCAKAYLNSKNRRLHRRVNFPYNIIKCVDSSKYVDEILNSYDSSIPTEYFERLYKELKNLAKEKISYKYNAFLDSAYDEAVFYELFLHAKSVMDSHNKTQNNTGKDN; this is encoded by the exons ATGattacaaatacaaataaaatttttttttttataaaaattttctcattttcCCTATTAATATGGGTATTCCAGGATATATATGAG ATAAATATCTCAAGAAAATCATGGAATAAGAAAATCTACATAAATAATACCTTAGATATAGGGGTAAACAGATTATTATGTGCAAAAGCGTATTTAAATTCCAAAAACAGACGCCTTCATAGAAGAGTGAACTTTCCttacaatattataaaatgtgtTGATTCATCCAAATATGTGGATGAGATTTTAAATTCTTATGATTCATCAATACCTACTGAATATTTTGAAagattatataaagaattaaaaa ACTtagcaaaagaaaaaatttcatataaatataatgcatTTTTGGATTCTGCATATGATGAAGCAGTATTctatgaattatttttacatgcaAAATCTGTTATGGATTCACATAATAAAACTCAGAATAATACTGGAAAGGATAACTAG